The stretch of DNA CATGAGGAGAATAAGAGGAGCGTTATGGGATGACAGAATGTAAAGAGGAGtgagacagaagacagaagacagactggcagagaggagaggagaggagggggaggggagatgtAGTCCACACAGCCCAGCTCAGTCTGGCCCGAGTCAAATATCCGTCCCCTGGTCCTTCGCTCCGCAGCTCCTGCTCTCACGCAGCTCCTGGTGCGGTGAGGGTGGATGTACGTGGAGGAGTGAAGGGATGGATGAATGGGGGAGGATGGTtcgaggggggagggggcgggcgGGACAGACGGAGACAGGGAGAAAAGGGAGTGAGTGCAGGAAGGGGGGGTTTTGCTTGGTCATTAGCAGCCGCAGCCTTCCCTCTGGGGCTGTGGTTCGCTGGTTAGCCGGCCGCCCTGAGGGGCCGAGGGCTTGTGCTGGACGCCCGACTCGGCGGCGTTCAGGTCCAGGCTGCCGTCTTGGATGTTCTGGTAGATCTTCTTCGCAGCTTCCAGGAAGGCGTCCTCCACGTTTTCACCCCTGTGAACACGGAccgtaaaaacacaaacatgtgaacGGAGGCTCAGCTAAagctgaagagagaaaaggtgaggggacatttcacattgttttgtcACCGACACGTTGCGGATGTGCAGACTTACGTTTTCGCACTCGCTTCGAGAAACAGCAGGCCTGCGGAATATGGAATAGACATGACGACAGTCAGTGAAACGCCGTTTCCACACTCGCATACCTCAAATACTATGTCCTCGTTTGCCCCCTCTTTTAATTATGTCTGCTCACTTAAATCTTTGCTCAAGTCCACTTCTCCTAGTTTCTGTCTCAACAATATAAATAGAAAAGGAAATTAATCTTCACTTTTGTCTGTTGAAATCAACCACAGGGGCTTTTATTATAAACATCCACGAGAGAACACAGGAGAAATCTCATTTCGATTCTAAATATTTGGACGTGTCAGGATTCCTCGGGATGATTCGGGTTTTGTTGAAACTGGGGATGGAACAGTCAAGAGGTTCCGAAGAtggcagaaaaaacatttgagtgaCTTATGATTAGTTAACACCtgataaatgtttttcctcccGTCTTCCCCACAAGCACTGTTCTGTCTGGCTCACCGTTCTCCTCTGCGAACTGCTTCGCCTCCTCGTACGTGACATCCCGCTGAGCCTCCAGATCGGCTTTGTTTCCTATGAGAATGATCACCTGAGCAAACAAGACACGAGGAAACGAAAGAGTGAGACAAAACCTCAGACAGTGCGACCTCTCGGGGAGAGAGTCAGCTTTGTGAACCTCCAGGAGATGAGAGCCAAAGGCGGTATAGGCTAAATCATCCGTTATTCTGATGTAACATCAACTTGTCGGTTTAAAAAAAGGGCCACGAACAACTGTGACGTAATTAGAACAACTACAGTTCATAACAATTTATGATAATGATATGACTCCATGTCTACGACATTAAAGAAAGGCAGAACACAGAGCAACAAATATGGTGTCCATGGAAATCCTCACACAAGGACAAGAtaatcattattactattacaccaagacaaatatatgtattgatACTGATGTTTACATAAAGATTTATGGTCAAGTTATTGGATTTTTGGCTGTTACTGGGAAAAGTGAGAACTAAGATTATTTTAGAACCTCTTTTTCCTAATCAAAAAGCCTTTGCATaacacattcaattcaaatgaCAACAATTGTGTCACTCAGAGGACAAGATAATATGATCATTATGTTTCCCATCTcagacaaaagcagcaaaacaaaaaaactaaagactAAAAAATCTACAACAGCGCCACCACATGGCATCTACCAAGTACTTCACCAGAAACAGCAAAGCTAAAAAAACAGCTTGGGCTAAAGACACTGCTGttgattttttctgttttacaatgGTGGATTGTAACAGAAACAATAACACGAAAGCTCATTgttaaaacaattttcaaaaGATAGTTAAGTTTACACTTCAATGACATTTGCACATAACACTggtttatataaataaatacttaaaacaCTGGGAAAAACATTATTTGGATTGGAAGTGGCTCACTTCAGAGCTCAGTGAAGAAGAGCATTATGATTGAGAACTAAATCATATTTAACAAGAAATACAGTTTTGGAATAGATATAAGACAATATACAGAGAGTAGACAGACAGAATTAAGTAATATTAGCATGTGTTCTTACTGTATTGGGGTTGGTGAGGTTCCTCGCGTCAGTCAGCCAGCTGCTGAGGTGGTTGTACGTGCTTCTCCTGCATGACATGAGTGACAAGAGGTTAATATGGCGACAAAGACATGACATCAAGCCTCTCGAAGGAGAGATCAGAAAAGGGTTGGCAGCTGCTGCATCATGAGGACGCTGCGACAAGCGCTGGACGACATCACAAAGAGCGACACAATGCATTTGACATTGACGCGCATTTGATTTGTCACAGAAGAAACGTAGAAAACTCAAACATTGAGCTTTCTGAAACACTGTAACAGGAGTCACGGATTTCCATTTTCAATAATCACTAAACAAAGTAAGAGAGGAACTGGTTAAAAAGCCACAAAGGAATTTGTGTTCAAAGCAACCTTGCGTGACAAGACAAATACTCGTCTCCCCTCTTTAGTCTATGTGTTCATCAGAAGCTGTGGGCAGCCACATTAACAGGAATGGTTCCTGGGACCCTCGGGGCCCTTTGCTGGAGTCGGCTGTGGTGAGGACAGACATTCCACATGTTGGACTGTCTCACCGTTTGGGCGAGAAGGTCGGACACGAGTTGtaaacctgtttgtgtttgttcaggagGGAGTCTGTGGGACCTgactgctgttgttttcatctAACCATCTAATTTATCACGTACTCCATTAAAAGTTTTGGGTGTAGCTTGTCCATGTAGttacacacacatcttcacacaaaATAAGCATCCTAGCATACCTGGTGATGTCGTAGACCATGAGTGCTCCTGCAGCCCCGCGGTAGTAAGAGCGGGTGACGGCCCTGAAGCGCTCTTGTCCTGCCGTGTCCCAGATCTGCAGCTTGATCTTCTGGCCACTCACCTCGATGATTCTCGTACCAAACTCCACGCCGATCGTGTGAGGGCAGTCTGCCATgactgggggagagaggaagggaagacagTAGTAAATTCAATTGTGTGTCAATTAACCTGCGTTCCCGGAGATTATCCTTCAGTTGTGAacgcgttcgtcatatgtgaatggcaaacgGCGGAGAATGTCCGTATGCAATGCTGCGGACATTGTTCATGTCTGAAGAAAGCTTTagtttcactgctgctgctgctgctgctgctgctgctgcttttgcacATCCTCAATGTTCATACATTTATACTCAACTTTTCTTGTCTTAAAAAATGCCACACGTATCTCTGTGTCCATCCTTTGTGATCATTTCATATTCTAATATAAATTATGTAAGTGCTACcatggtttttaaaaattacttaATTTTGAACAGAAACAATGTCTAGTTCGTGTGACAGTGTGTTCTCAAACATGAAGTTGATGAACACGCCTAAATTTGGCTTACAATTATAATGTGacgcacatttttttattgaatttgtgAACCattgtgcacacacgcacgcacgcacgcacgcacgcacgcacgcacgcacgcacgcacgcacgcacgcacgcacgcacgcacgcacgcacgcacgcacgcacgcacgcacgcacgcacgcacacacacgcacacacacacacacacacacaccttgtaaGCAAGCTGCAGGTGCATCAATTATTAATCAGTCATTATACTCAGTAAATTGAAAGGATCAACACCCAGAAAGCAGcaaatgtcttgaaaactgacTTAAAAACCTTTTCTACAtcacccgtgtgtgtgcgtgcaggatGTGATGTGAATGAGGAACACAGCATCTGGCTTGTTGATAGTGGCACTAAACCAAACAGATCTGAATGGTAATGGGAGGCTGCAGCTGACTCGCACACAGAAGAGGAGTCTCACTGCCGAGCTCACACTTGACTTCTGTGCCGCTGACTTCCGCCGGcatataaaaagaaatctaaagtGATTCAGACGCACCAGTTGAACCTGGCAGTGGCAaccttacacgcacacacgcaagcaggcacgcacgcacccacacagaTGAAAAAGGAGTCAGAATCAGGGCAGcacttacatttcttttctgtgaaCTGGTGAAGCAAACATGACTTCCCTACCCCCATGTCccctgtggagagagagagagagagagagagagaaactcagGTCAACCAAGGAAATAACAGATAAAAAATTATCTATTCAAGCCTGCGGTGTTGATCCGACAAATGATGTAGCAGCCCCCCTGTCGGCGACAATTCTTAAAATTTCGTGTGGAGTAGTGGAAGACTGAAATAAAGCATTTAATGTAGTAATCATCTGTGATCTGCACCGAGTCCTTCATAGCAGTtcaggaaataagaaaaacaatgcagcaagaaaacaaataatactGACAAACTGAATATCTATATTTAAAGTCTGCCAATATTTTGAATaagataataaaacatttgtttgtccgCTATTTGCAGAAGATTTGCAGCACAGGGCATAGAAAaatcagggaaaaaaatgtaaacatgcaaTATGAACATTAGGAAATATTTAAAACGAAGAAGTAtatataatgaaaacaaagtagTGTGAAAAGAATATATACATTGTGATAGGATTGCAAATCAGATATTAAATTGCACACGGACAGTTATCGTTGCACATTAAATTAGGTTAATGTGACTATTGGTTTTGAAGAAACACCGAACGGCACCAAGGTTGAGGCgtacttttttttactcagccAAAAAAGAAGCATAGAAAATTCTATGCAACATACACACTCTTACACTCTTGTGTTACAAACTGTCCGAAAAAAACGCCAGTTAAAGTCCCCTTCACTGTTCACGTGAAGGAAACGAAAAAGAATAACaagaaaaagtagaagaaaaaaaaggcactttcCCTCCAGGCTGCTCATTCACACATTAACACGTCCCATTTTAACTCTGAGGCAAGGTGCAATAAGTTTCACCGAGGAGGAAGATAAATAGCCCAGAGCTGcgggtgtgtgtttatgtatgcgTCTGTAATTGTatgcaaaaagtaaaaagcagaaatgtgtTCACTTGACAGTCATTACATTAAGGACTACAAGGCATTTAACAATTCATTAATACGTATTAGCAATGTATGCTAAACAGTTGAAACCTTATTTTGCTCATCAGCATTACTTACTACAGTGACTGCACACTGGTCATCACTGGTATTGACCACTTACCAATTAtgatgtatttgaaaatgtatgagtAGTTGTACGGTGCGGTGGCCATTGTGGctctgaaagagagaagaaaaaagggggagaggttTAGGCATTTATACCGTCAGTAAAGACAATTTGATCTTTTCAAATTAAGCTAAATTAAgtaaatgaaagtaaaagatCATTCTTTAATCTAAAAGCAGCTCTCGCACCCAATGCTGACCACATTCGTTCTGGATGCCAGACTACTGAATATCAGCATGAGCacattattttgtacacacaatgttattaataataaaaacaaaaaatgatttacgCTACACAGACGAAATACACAAATGTCTTACAGATTCATAAACAGGTGACAAAATCTTACTATACTACAAGATAGGACAGAAAGTCAAATCATATCAGACCGATAGTAAATGTATCCTCATTCACAGTTCAGCTACAAACATAAACACGTGCCCAGATTTGTTCTAGTAAATGCTAGTACCAACGTGCAACCCACTAATAATCAATTTGATCATCATTTTTAACAGTTAATGATTCCAGTCccatttatattaatttgtaCTACTACCACAGAGGTGATTAAACCTTAAATCGGTTGagatttcactttttctttgagGGAAACCACCCGTTagctagctgctgctgctgcagcaccgTAGACACATTACACCAAGACTAACATTTCTACTCAACATCAATAATTGATTTAACATTTCGTCCAAATTGACTAAGGTGATGAATAGCAACGTGTATGAGACATCAATAAAGCATTGCATTCATCTTTTAAGACCATTTCAGATAACTAAGCTCACGCCACCTTTCACATGCTGCACCAATGTTTACTTGGCCTTGATAAGAGCATTACCTTCTGAACAATACTGTCCATTATGTCTCTCACTACAATTCAATTACATGGCGGCAAGGGTTTTCTTCACTACATAATAACCGATCATATAAAAAATTGTAGGCAGTGCATTTGCCTGCTACATCCTCACTTTTATTCTTTAGACTATCTGCCTTTATCTGATCTGAAGCTCTGTGAAAACGGTGCCGCTGTTAAAGTAGTTCCTGGAAACAGAAATCACCCTGACACATCGGAGCCAAGTGCCGGTGTTATGCTCACAACTTCTGCATCTGTGGTTCAGTGTCCATGTTTGACCGACCAGATTAATGCTGACACAACCAAAAGAAATGTGGCTGGGGTGTGACATAGAGAATCTAAGTGAGACGTAACCGAGacaagagtgagtgagtaaatCGTTATGTGGACAGAAATGGAAGAGAGCTTGCAAGGCTACGTAGAGGAGGTTAATTCAGGTCGATGCTCCGGGTCGGGTACCCTCATGTTGGCACATACTGGCACCCATTGACTCCAGCTACAACCCTGTGAGGAAAATACTAAAAAATCTGAAACGTCACGATGAAAGGTAAAACAGAAAAGGCTGCTGAATGCTATAATTTTTAAAACTATGTAAACAACATGAAGTGCTACCAGAGCAGGCTGtgactgtttttgttgtggCCTCAGATTAAGACTTGGCACACACTTGACCTGACATTTGGTTAAGTACTCAGGCTAACACTAATTATCTAACGGCAGCCAAAAGCAGTATGTTTACAAAGTTGCTTCATATCATATACTATGTAGCTCCCTTATGGCTACTTTGATAGATAGAAGTGTGTGAATAACTCTGATATGAGAATGATTACATCTCTTCTCTCACTAAATGTGTTAATTTCTCAACGCACTTAGTCTGATTGAAGAAAGTCCCAGAAAAATTGCACTGAACAGGTCCCACACAATAACCAGGCGCCCATGGATTTAAGttgaaacagacacaaagaccaagtcatacaaaataaatcacacCGCCTATTAAAAAAAGTCCTGGCGTAGCATTTAAGGGCCTTTTTCTAGACTGCCTCCTGTCACATGACCCTCATGTGGCATCTTTATCCCCAGCGAGACAGTTTCCAGTGCTCTGGAAGGAAAGCCGTGACACAAAGTGTCCTGGACCAGTCACAAAATGTGACTCGGTTGCGATACTCAACCTCATTTTTCTGCTCATTATGCAGAAATAAACCCCAGGAGTACATCAGGGAGAAGGCGAGTCAAGACCGTGTGACCAGACTGCAGCCTCAGCACTTCTCACTTACTCCGCAACTAACTAAATCCTTCTCCGGAGACTCCCCGTCAAAGCCCCCTCTCTGCTCGGCGGGCCGCTTCCTATGCAAACGGAGGGATACATGACTTTCTGTGTATCTCGAATCTGGGCTCTCAGGATATCATGACACAAATGCAGTCGTGGTGCCTCCAGTGCGTTTAGGCCCACTGTTCAAATCACGTGACTCCCCCGGAGCACTGGAAGCAACACCATGAGATCACCACTAACCTTCACGAAATGCCAATACATCAAAAATTGAACTCGTGATGATTCATATCATTTCTATTATGAAAATCGTGACACAAGAGCAACGGACGAAGAGTGCAAACAAGAGTACCGTTACAGGACGAGTAAATGATGCGGCATTTTGTGGTGGACAAAGAAAGAGCAGTCCAAATGTGCGACACCTCACGACGACCACGGTCTGTTTTGTAGACGCAGGTAGACTCAGGTCCGGCGGTACACACATCTGTTGTTTGGAGACGAATGAAGCCGAACGCAGAACGACAATTTAGCGTTGGCTAAGGTATTAGCACAGGACCTTCTGCGCAGCATTACACACGACCGTGGTGCCATCGGCGCGCCCACACAAGAAGGCAGTGGACAGACGGTCAGCGAACACGAATCCAGACGAACCGGGATGGAGTGTCGCACATTAACTCCCTCGTTTGAACCTGGCGACGCTACCGTGTCCCCCGGCGACGGGGGCTAGCTTAGCCTAGCCGGCGAAATGACAGCGACGGTTTGCTCCacggctgctgttgctgctggttaacaaacaaacaaacaaacaggagcaGACAAACTTGTTAGCGCGACCACGCAGAGGAAGCAACCGAATCTGGTGTCGACTGAACACCGATCGCGACCGCTGGAGACCACGGCCCGATGTTAGCGGCTTGGACAGGTGAGTCCGCGGTAGCGTGCTACCTGCTGGCGGACATCGATGGATGCAGCTTGACAACAAATCGGACGAATCGCAACGCGTCCGTCGGTTGACCTGCACCGGCACGTGGGGCGACGGGTTCGACGCCGCGCAATTATTACGACAAcgccgggaaaaaaaactatataattTGGCCTCAGTGGGATTTCAAACGGCCACAGTCAACAGCTAGCAGTAGCTTTAGCATGCTAGTTGGCGAGCTAGCTGCGATGGTCGGATTGAGGCAAGACGCGTAGCTGCCATTAGCTTGTCAACACACGTTTAGTCTTCGTCGGGGAAGCAGCCCCCTCGCCCCAAACGGTGCTATTCAACGGTTTACCGGGAGACAGCTCCCATTTGTGGACGCTATCCGCGGACACCGACCTAGCCATCTGGGAGCTAGCTTCGTTAGCTCCCCAATTAGCCAAACACAGGCTGGGTAAACAGCTCCAGCTGTTCGATACTTTGAGCGCCGGCGTGCCCGCGTGCATTGGACACCGTGTAaagtgcgcgcgcgtgcgttcGAGTGCGTGTTTTCAGTattgccctttttctttttgttcgtCCTCTCCGTCCTTACCGGGGATGAAGTCTCTCGGAGCGGTGTGTTCGTGGGCTGCTCAGAGGAGGTCTGCAGGTTATCCTGGCTCAAGTGTGATCCGTCtatccaagatggctgctcgCGGCACAGGGTTTCCTCCGCTGTGTACAATGGGCGTCTGGGACAAAGAGCATCGTATGCGGCGGTTTGCAGCGTGCGAGCCTTGTTTCCGCGGAGGTCAGGCCTCACCTGCACAGGTGTGTGCCCGCGCACACTGGAGCGGCATGGGGCCCGACATCGACTAGGTGCAGAATCATCTCTTTAGGGTGAAATCATGAGGTACAAGACCCAGAGTTCAGGGTCACCTGCTGCTTTACCTGGGTTCAGGTACCGTCGCAGCATCCTTTAATAGACCCATTAGACTGATTCTGAAATGTGAGGTTTGACCCATAAGACACATCAAACCCTTTGTCGGTCCATCAAAAATAATCTATTGTTTATTTTAGATTTACACTACATACTATAAGTAATGTAGTTACACCATTGCATCTAACTGTTGAGCAACATCGAAACCAAACATGGAAACGATTCCAATGACCATtgttaaacaatttaaaagttTTGACggtaaattaataataataaaaataacatccCTCCATTCATGCTAAAACCTATTTCTGCTTCTTACTTTTTTCAGTCCTGTCTTCAACAATAtcattttcagctttttcttattttcttattacgtttttttgtcattacatTGGTTTGGTCTGTTTCCTGGTTATGTACATGTGGTAAACAAACTGACAGATTGAACTCCCACATTTAAGACCGAGTTAAGATCTGGTATTTGTCACGTGCAAACAGAATCAGAAAGGAAGGTTATGTTTATCAATCATTTGGAGCAGGACAACATCTGATATGTTTTGTACATGAAagaattatgatttattttatgatttgcACTTCTTAATGCAGTCGAATCAATTCACATGAAATGATGTGAATCTAGTGTAATTACTAGTTTTCTTGGATCATGTGTGGCATGTGACATACTTGGTGTgtcttgaaaaagaagaaattgcaggattcaaatcatttttttcttttgaaaaatatgaaatgttttaatacagcAATTCACAACATTACATGCTTCCACTGTACAATATTTCTTACAATCAGACATAGATAGAACCACATGCAATTATGTGCTTTCCCCAAGCTCAGCCTGGAGAACAGGacagcaaactaaaaaaatatctttcatttCGCAAAGTAAATAGCTGGTGACTTTAAAAGAACACGGCGCACACAAAGACTCGATCTCGAGAAAGACGATGAACTCCTTAACAATAAAAAGGGATTTAGTGGATCTAAGCTTTTGTGAAAACTGAAGCCACTGTATTTCTGCTCATGTGGATGTATTTACTGAAAGTGTGTTATGAACTGACATATGACTCTAATGAAGATATCCCTCTCGTGACAACAACATTACAACTATAATCCCATATGCCTAAAACTACATTTGAGTGAGTGAATGTGCACGATAAATTCACTGATGACTGCAGGATGCTTTGTCATTATGTTTGATCCGACATATTCACAGGATGATTTCGCCATTTCTCTGAGTCCAAGTTAACAATGTGACGAAAGCTGCTATGTCACGGTGCTCACCAGTTAACACCACACTGAGTGAAAACGCTCATTCGGCCTTAAACGTGAGCAGCTGAGAGAACACGTGTATGAGTTTCTCATACGAAATGTTTCTCTCATAGTCCATTGCTGTTGTGCTCCTCTACGAAACGACTCCATATCACAACCACATCCTCAGCAGCAGGAGCCCGAACAAGGCGCACATACAGTGGAGTGTGCTCGGATGCCAGGCGGGGGTGCTGTTACACAGGTCGGAGTCACAGCAGTGGATGCGCACCCCCGGCAGCTCTTGCTGCTGGCAGTGTCTGGATGTGGCACAACCGCTGGTCAGGACGATACCCAGGGCCGCTGGAAGGACAGAAGAGGGAGACAATCAGTCAGGGAAGAGTGACGAGCCGCTGTTTGGCtcagcaaga from Scophthalmus maximus strain ysfricsl-2021 chromosome 20, ASM2237912v1, whole genome shotgun sequence encodes:
- the rab14l gene encoding RAB14, member RAS oncogene family, like isoform X3, translating into MATAPYNYSYIFKYIIIGDMGVGKSCLLHQFTEKKFMADCPHTIGVEFGTRIIEVSGQKIKLQIWDTAGQERFRAVTRSYYRGAAGALMVYDITRRSTYNHLSSWLTDARNLTNPNTVIILIGNKADLEAQRDVTYEEAKQFAEENGLLFLEASAKTGENVEDAFLEAAKKIYQNIQDGSLDLNAAESGVQHKPSAPQGGRLTSEPQPQREGCGC
- the rab14l gene encoding RAB14, member RAS oncogene family, like isoform X2 encodes the protein MGAVSRATMATAPYNYSYIFKYIIIGDMGVGKSCLLHQFTEKKFMADCPHTIGVEFGTRIIEVSGQKIKLQIWDTAGQERFRAVTRSYYRGAAGALMVYDITRRSTYNHLSSWLTDARNLTNPNTVIILIGNKADLEAQRDVTYEEAKQFAEENGLLFLEASAKTGENVEDAFLEAAKKIYQNIQDGSLDLNAAESGVQHKPSAPQGGRLTSEPQPQREGCGC
- the rab14l gene encoding RAB14, member RAS oncogene family, like isoform X1, giving the protein MARATMATAPYNYSYIFKYIIIGDMGVGKSCLLHQFTEKKFMADCPHTIGVEFGTRIIEVSGQKIKLQIWDTAGQERFRAVTRSYYRGAAGALMVYDITRRSTYNHLSSWLTDARNLTNPNTVIILIGNKADLEAQRDVTYEEAKQFAEENGLLFLEASAKTGENVEDAFLEAAKKIYQNIQDGSLDLNAAESGVQHKPSAPQGGRLTSEPQPQREGCGC